From one Pseudomonas fluorescens genomic stretch:
- a CDS encoding MFS transporter, with amino-acid sequence MATPCITPTHASSRSWLSGLNFFLADVRDGLGPFLGVLLASQGWRADDIGYVMAIGGVAGMLATTPMGAWIDASRYKRLLLASATVMLMLATAALWTVPSFGVVVASQLVTGAVGALMGAGIMGITLGIVDQRDLSRQLGINEAWNHAGNVVAAALAGLAGYRWGLSAVFVLMALMACAALACLCKIHPQDINHERARGADLTCNQPAQGGSPSPSMLRILTDSRELGLLAITMLLFHLGNAAMLPLFAQSIVTRGLADPSVFTASTVIVAQLVMVPVALWAGWYASRHGYRVLIITALLALPLRGLIAGFWASPWALIPVQALDGIGAGLLGVALPGLVACILRGTGHVNAGLGAVMAIQGIGAAMSHALAGWIAHRFGYSAAFVALGTVAAIGLLTYHFGIVSQPARRLGQGAGADR; translated from the coding sequence ATGGCAACGCCTTGCATAACCCCGACGCACGCCAGCTCGCGGAGCTGGCTGTCCGGCCTGAACTTCTTCCTGGCCGACGTCCGTGACGGCCTGGGGCCCTTTCTCGGTGTGCTTCTGGCCAGTCAAGGCTGGCGAGCCGATGACATCGGCTACGTGATGGCCATCGGCGGCGTCGCAGGCATGCTGGCGACCACGCCGATGGGAGCCTGGATCGACGCTTCGCGCTACAAGCGACTTCTACTGGCAAGTGCCACCGTCATGCTCATGCTCGCCACGGCGGCGCTATGGACGGTACCGTCGTTCGGCGTCGTGGTCGCCTCTCAGCTGGTGACCGGTGCCGTGGGGGCGTTGATGGGCGCCGGCATCATGGGTATTACCTTGGGCATCGTGGATCAGAGGGACCTGTCTCGGCAGCTTGGCATCAACGAGGCCTGGAACCATGCCGGCAACGTGGTCGCGGCTGCATTGGCCGGACTGGCAGGCTACCGCTGGGGGCTGTCAGCCGTATTCGTATTGATGGCCCTGATGGCGTGCGCGGCGCTTGCTTGTTTGTGCAAGATCCATCCGCAGGACATCAATCATGAGCGGGCCCGTGGTGCAGACCTCACTTGCAACCAGCCTGCGCAAGGTGGCAGTCCTTCGCCTTCCATGTTGCGGATTTTGACGGACTCGCGCGAGCTGGGCCTGCTCGCGATCACGATGCTGCTGTTCCACCTGGGCAATGCCGCGATGCTGCCCTTGTTTGCGCAGTCGATCGTCACGCGCGGGCTGGCGGACCCCAGCGTCTTCACGGCATCGACCGTCATCGTGGCGCAGCTAGTGATGGTTCCTGTGGCGCTTTGGGCTGGATGGTATGCCTCTCGGCACGGGTATCGGGTACTGATCATTACCGCCCTGTTGGCTTTACCCTTGCGAGGGCTGATCGCCGGTTTCTGGGCGTCCCCGTGGGCACTGATTCCGGTACAGGCCCTTGACGGAATCGGGGCGGGTCTGCTGGGTGTCGCCTTGCCTGGGCTTGTCGCGTGCATCCTGCGCGGCACTGGACACGTCAATGCAGGGCTTGGTGCCGTGATGGCGATCCAAGGGATAGGCGCGGCCATGAGTCACGCACTCGCCGGTTGGATCGCGCATCGTTTCGGCTATAGCGCAGCCTTCGTCGCGCTGGGCACCGTGGCCGCAATCGGACTACTCACCTATCACTTTGGCATCGTCTCCCAACCTGCTCGCCGACTGGGCCAAGGTGCCGGCGCGGATCGCTAG
- a CDS encoding HPP family protein — protein sequence MSTRSLNNGFSRLLPAPLNIPPKEWLRAGVGALLGLFLAGFACSLAFGPTVALHLLGPLAASAVLLFAVHSGALAQPWPFIGSYASATAVGLVLHHCFGSALWVAALALGVAILVMCLLRCLHPPGGGVAVSVVLADSSLAAMGDQVFEPIMLNALVLVAVAVIYNRLTGVRYPKTAAPRKDLHHTADVLPGERVGVSGEDLDQALEELGEFVDVTRDELERIIMATEQHALKRSLGGITAASVMSRDVQLATPQTTLQQAWQLLSNHHLHTLPVLDDARRLVGIVSLTDLVGPAMAQGRFSWRAVLGRRPKVLLEQIMSRPVITVRSDEPAVALIPLLSEQGLHCLPVMDGEVLVGVITQTDLIAGLKRQLLSEVGLVGRYDE from the coding sequence ATGTCTACCCGCAGTCTGAACAACGGGTTCAGCCGGCTGCTGCCGGCCCCTCTGAACATCCCCCCGAAAGAATGGCTGCGCGCAGGCGTCGGCGCGCTGCTCGGTCTGTTTCTCGCAGGTTTCGCCTGTAGCCTGGCCTTTGGCCCGACGGTGGCGCTGCACCTGCTCGGGCCGTTGGCGGCCTCGGCGGTGCTGCTGTTTGCCGTGCACTCCGGGGCGCTGGCGCAGCCCTGGCCGTTTATTGGCAGCTATGCCAGCGCGACAGCAGTGGGGCTGGTACTGCATCACTGCTTTGGCTCGGCCTTGTGGGTCGCGGCCCTGGCCCTGGGCGTGGCGATCCTGGTGATGTGCCTGCTGCGTTGCCTGCACCCGCCGGGCGGCGGCGTGGCGGTGAGCGTGGTGCTGGCGGACTCGTCACTGGCGGCGATGGGCGACCAGGTGTTCGAGCCGATCATGCTCAATGCCCTGGTGCTGGTGGCCGTGGCGGTGATCTACAACCGCCTGACCGGCGTGCGCTACCCGAAGACCGCCGCACCGCGCAAAGACCTGCACCACACCGCCGACGTGCTGCCGGGGGAGCGGGTCGGGGTCAGCGGCGAGGACCTCGACCAGGCGCTGGAAGAGCTCGGCGAGTTCGTCGACGTCACCCGCGACGAGCTCGAACGCATCATCATGGCCACCGAGCAACACGCACTCAAACGCAGCCTGGGTGGCATTACCGCCGCCTCGGTGATGTCGCGCGATGTGCAGCTGGCAACCCCGCAGACCACCTTGCAACAGGCCTGGCAGTTGTTGTCGAACCACCATTTGCACACCTTGCCGGTGCTCGATGATGCGCGGCGCCTGGTAGGGATTGTCAGCCTGACCGACCTGGTCGGCCCGGCCATGGCCCAAGGGCGTTTCAGCTGGCGCGCAGTGCTCGGGCGCAGGCCCAAGGTGCTGCTGGAACAGATCATGAGCCGCCCGGTAATCACCGTGCGCAGCGACGAGCCGGCGGTGGCGCTGATTCCGTTGCTCAGCGAGCAGGGGCTGCATTGCTTGCCGGTGATGGACGGCGAGGTGCTGGTGGGGGTGATTACCCAGACTGATCTGATTGCCGGGCTCAAGCGGCAGTTGTTGAGTGAGGTTGGGTTGGTCGGCCGATACGATGAATGA
- a CDS encoding type VI immunity family protein: MSTTHQLFTSEERDLFVKLLKEWPNSESGNTEATYSVTPFITFYFLPKEEENKEVSALLVDIHEEFEQLAGYPYSIFMHGAAARPRRYDALHRPDLRTLARKTEPYEYFVFEFTDEENHASSPTTAGYFWRSKFKAADWKTAYSSIVFYYRWQWWLDNREAWRKFVLKTIDRLKADQVYSGFAMANPLEFGTRAAVTTWERALTPAFYGLDIDYPYGMDNELLNGIRPPTWAFLLADPWREKLDLTREQVHNALAHPRINITELQSGLWIELGEQPELYPAEYGVPELPMLLNKLLKPIRYDDLGLLGFGQWDGDPNERFTDADGRRWMGRFDADSDWPTPFMRVGALPTKTCALPPAPACAVAGMPCLQAGVWRMIGQADSRRVFKQGDILPHLSNESDDGFVIWQRDPDQTPPEPARYAKSHEPAPRAGRWELESDPCVSCELRVNDLLPRHADQIVRWRWLGFGLRVLSGSLCPYPGTWVCEYKTGSKRFFEYEAPMPTIDGEKVVWFWLTISPL; encoded by the coding sequence ATGAGCACTACTCACCAATTATTCACCTCCGAAGAGCGGGACTTGTTTGTCAAATTACTGAAAGAATGGCCAAACTCGGAATCTGGCAACACAGAAGCCACCTATAGTGTTACACCATTCATCACCTTCTATTTCTTGCCAAAAGAAGAAGAAAACAAAGAAGTTTCAGCACTGTTAGTTGATATTCACGAGGAGTTTGAACAGCTGGCCGGGTACCCCTATAGCATCTTCATGCACGGCGCCGCTGCACGCCCTCGTCGCTATGATGCATTGCACCGCCCTGACCTTCGAACACTGGCCAGAAAAACTGAGCCATACGAATACTTTGTCTTCGAGTTCACCGATGAAGAAAACCATGCCTCTTCACCGACGACGGCCGGCTACTTTTGGCGCAGCAAGTTCAAAGCGGCCGACTGGAAAACCGCTTATTCATCCATAGTCTTTTACTACCGCTGGCAATGGTGGCTGGACAACCGCGAGGCGTGGCGGAAATTTGTGCTCAAGACCATTGACCGGCTCAAAGCAGACCAGGTCTATAGCGGTTTCGCCATGGCCAACCCGCTGGAGTTCGGCACACGTGCCGCCGTCACAACCTGGGAGCGTGCCTTGACACCTGCGTTCTACGGCTTGGATATCGACTACCCGTACGGGATGGACAACGAGTTACTCAACGGTATTCGCCCGCCTACGTGGGCCTTTTTGCTCGCCGACCCCTGGCGCGAGAAACTTGACCTGACGCGTGAGCAAGTGCACAACGCCCTGGCGCATCCGCGCATCAATATCACCGAATTGCAAAGCGGCCTATGGATCGAACTGGGCGAACAACCGGAGCTCTATCCCGCGGAGTATGGCGTGCCTGAGTTGCCAATGCTGTTGAACAAATTGTTAAAGCCCATTCGCTACGACGACTTGGGGTTATTGGGATTTGGTCAATGGGACGGCGATCCCAACGAGCGCTTCACCGACGCGGACGGCCGTCGCTGGATGGGCCGATTTGATGCCGACAGCGACTGGCCCACACCCTTCATGCGCGTTGGCGCGCTGCCGACGAAGACGTGCGCCCTGCCACCTGCACCGGCATGCGCCGTCGCCGGTATGCCATGCCTCCAAGCCGGCGTTTGGCGCATGATTGGCCAGGCGGACAGCCGCCGAGTGTTTAAACAGGGGGACATCCTGCCCCACTTGAGCAATGAGTCGGATGACGGCTTTGTGATCTGGCAGCGCGACCCTGACCAGACCCCGCCGGAACCGGCTCGTTACGCCAAAAGCCATGAGCCGGCTCCTCGCGCAGGGCGCTGGGAACTTGAGAGCGACCCGTGCGTGTCATGCGAACTGCGCGTGAATGATCTGCTACCGCGTCATGCAGATCAGATTGTGCGCTGGCGCTGGCTTGGCTTCGGGCTTCGTGTACTCAGTGGGTCACTGTGTCCATATCCTGGAACATGGGTATGTGAGTACAAAACTGGCAGCAAGCGCTTTTTCGAATACGAGGCCCCTATGCCGACCATCGACGGCGAAAAAGTAGTCTGGTTTTGGTTGACCATATCGCCCCTGTGA
- a CDS encoding type VI secretion system Vgr family protein: MPRQSDLRFTFEPLQGDAFEVVEFQLEEGLSQPFHLSLELASHDPAVDFNRVLDLAALFTIWRGDTPVRYVHGLVSLFSQGDTGFRRTRYRAVVEPSLARAGLRSNWRMFQGQSVPEIILAVLKAQRLSEVKTYLCFDHPPREYCVQAGESDLDFIARLAAEEGLLYSFEHRADGHTLWLTDRVGGLGTIGTHEHCPVHYQPLAGGDSAEPALHRFHYTEQVRSARQVQRDYTFTHPYYNLQHNAVGASDLDHQHTDYERYDYPGRYKRDASGKPFTKTRLTALRSDARLAHMEGDDARLQPGLAFDLNDHPREDFNDRWRTLAIEHHGTQHSSLLEEAFGSDSGTAYRLSASAIRWDADWKAPLRAKPCIDGPQIATVVGPPGEEIYCDEWGRVKVSFPWDRDSNQDDHSSCWIRVAQGWAGATWGAMAIPRVGQELIISYLDGDPDQPIATGRAYRETNLPPYQLPKHKTRMTIKSRSHKGQGFNELRFEDELGQEEVFIHAQKDKNVHIKHNNGVFVGNDRSEKVERDEQIEIGHDRSERVGNDERVEVGQDQYLQVGRDRFQTIGRNHSLNIGGDRIEEVANSRFEKIAADYHSEVGGNAQHSVRNAYQLSARHSIEQKTTRFEVAAGERIELKAAGGSITIDSRGITLDGLTIHFKGTVTSDANGSGNSFTHAPPSPAPLGNCLGRYTLVKNDQRAFSGYRYRISTGASVLAEGLTRTSGETDWVTTENVQAVQVHKAVMREDQRITEDWQSKVAAIDWQAAEYSADELFPDALIDYYMGVDD; encoded by the coding sequence ATGCCCCGCCAAAGCGACCTGCGCTTCACCTTCGAGCCCCTGCAGGGCGATGCCTTCGAGGTGGTCGAGTTCCAGCTTGAAGAAGGCCTGTCCCAGCCCTTTCACCTGAGCCTGGAACTGGCCAGCCATGACCCGGCCGTCGACTTCAACCGCGTGCTCGACCTTGCCGCGCTGTTCACTATCTGGCGGGGCGACACCCCGGTGCGCTACGTGCACGGCCTGGTCAGCCTGTTCAGCCAGGGCGACACCGGCTTTCGCCGCACCCGCTACCGCGCCGTGGTCGAGCCGAGCCTGGCCCGCGCCGGCCTGCGCTCGAACTGGCGGATGTTCCAGGGCCAGAGCGTGCCCGAGATCATCCTCGCGGTGCTCAAGGCCCAGCGCTTGAGCGAGGTCAAGACCTACCTGTGCTTCGACCACCCGCCGCGCGAGTACTGCGTCCAGGCCGGCGAAAGCGACCTCGACTTCATCGCCCGCCTGGCCGCCGAAGAAGGCCTGCTGTACAGCTTTGAGCACCGTGCCGACGGCCATACCTTGTGGCTCACCGACCGCGTCGGCGGCCTGGGCACCATCGGCACCCATGAGCACTGCCCGGTGCACTACCAGCCGCTCGCCGGCGGCGACAGCGCCGAGCCCGCCCTGCACCGCTTTCACTACACCGAACAGGTGCGCAGCGCGCGCCAGGTGCAGCGCGACTACACCTTCACCCACCCCTACTACAACCTGCAGCACAACGCCGTCGGCGCCAGTGACCTCGACCACCAGCACACTGACTACGAACGCTACGACTACCCCGGCCGCTACAAGCGCGACGCCAGCGGCAAGCCCTTCACCAAGACCCGCCTGACCGCCCTGCGCAGCGACGCCCGCCTGGCCCACATGGAAGGCGACGACGCCCGCCTGCAACCGGGCCTGGCCTTCGACCTCAACGACCATCCGCGCGAGGACTTCAACGACCGCTGGCGCACCCTCGCCATCGAACACCACGGCACGCAGCACAGCAGCCTGCTCGAAGAAGCCTTTGGCAGCGACAGCGGCACCGCCTACCGGCTCAGCGCCAGCGCCATCCGCTGGGACGCCGACTGGAAAGCGCCGCTACGGGCCAAACCGTGCATCGACGGCCCGCAGATCGCCACCGTGGTCGGCCCGCCCGGCGAAGAGATCTACTGCGACGAATGGGGCCGGGTCAAAGTCAGCTTCCCCTGGGACCGCGACAGCAACCAGGACGACCACAGCTCCTGCTGGATCCGCGTCGCCCAGGGCTGGGCCGGCGCCACCTGGGGCGCCATGGCCATCCCGCGGGTCGGCCAGGAACTGATCATCAGCTACCTGGACGGCGACCCCGACCAACCCATCGCCACCGGCCGCGCCTACCGCGAAACCAACCTGCCGCCGTATCAACTGCCCAAGCACAAGACACGCATGACAATCAAAAGCCGCAGCCACAAGGGCCAGGGCTTCAACGAGCTGCGTTTTGAGGATGAGCTGGGGCAGGAAGAGGTGTTCATCCATGCCCAGAAGGACAAGAACGTTCATATCAAGCACAACAATGGGGTGTTTGTTGGCAATGATCGCAGTGAGAAGGTCGAGCGCGATGAGCAGATCGAGATCGGCCACGACCGCAGCGAACGGGTCGGTAACGATGAGCGGGTTGAAGTTGGGCAGGATCAGTATCTGCAGGTGGGGCGTGATCGCTTTCAGACCATTGGCCGCAACCACTCGCTCAACATCGGTGGCGATCGTATCGAGGAAGTGGCCAATAGTCGATTCGAGAAAATTGCCGCTGACTATCACTCCGAAGTTGGGGGCAACGCTCAGCATTCGGTGAGAAACGCCTATCAGCTGTCTGCCCGCCACAGTATCGAGCAAAAGACTACCCGCTTCGAAGTTGCCGCAGGCGAGCGAATCGAGCTCAAGGCCGCTGGCGGGAGTATCACCATCGATTCCAGGGGCATCACCCTCGACGGATTGACCATTCATTTCAAGGGAACGGTGACCAGCGATGCAAACGGATCGGGTAATTCGTTTACCCATGCACCTCCCTCTCCCGCTCCACTCGGCAATTGTCTGGGCCGCTACACACTGGTGAAGAACGATCAACGCGCCTTCTCAGGTTACCGGTACCGCATCAGTACTGGCGCGAGCGTACTCGCCGAAGGCTTGACCCGCACTTCAGGCGAAACCGATTGGGTGACAACCGAGAACGTCCAAGCCGTGCAGGTCCATAAGGCCGTCATGCGTGAAGACCAACGGATCACCGAGGACTGGCAGTCAAAAGTGGCTGCGATCGACTGGCAAGCTGCTGAGTACAGTGCAGATGAATTGTTTCCGGACGCATTGATTGACTATTACATGGGAGTAGATGACTGA
- a CDS encoding LysR family transcriptional regulator — protein sequence MDIELARTFLEIVRTGSLVSAAERLHVTQTAITARVQKLEQQLACQLFIRSRSGASLTADGEAFVVYANQLVQTWEAARRDLPLPEGCHQVLHIGGEVSLGNPMVLGWVSALHREMPGHAIRSEVSDGESLLHKVEMGVLDAVLVYQPTYGPGLQVEQLMEEKLIRIRRKDKPEPYVYIDWGQAFRRRHDAALPECARPALSFNLGPLALQYILEHGGSGYFRTRVVQAYLDSGVFERVPQAPEFTYPTYLVYARERDNEALQQAFRVLREVVAGESDWSQRWDPVI from the coding sequence ATGGATATCGAGCTGGCCCGCACCTTCCTTGAAATCGTTCGCACCGGCAGCCTGGTGTCCGCTGCCGAGCGCCTGCACGTCACCCAGACGGCCATCACTGCGCGAGTGCAAAAACTCGAGCAGCAGCTCGCCTGCCAGCTGTTCATCCGCAGCCGCAGCGGCGCCAGCCTCACCGCCGATGGCGAGGCCTTCGTGGTTTACGCCAACCAGCTGGTGCAAACCTGGGAAGCCGCCCGCCGCGACCTGCCTCTGCCCGAAGGCTGCCACCAGGTACTGCACATCGGCGGCGAAGTCAGCCTCGGCAACCCCATGGTGCTGGGCTGGGTCAGCGCCCTGCACCGGGAAATGCCCGGCCACGCCATTCGCAGCGAAGTCAGCGACGGCGAGTCGTTGCTGCACAAAGTGGAAATGGGCGTGCTCGACGCCGTGCTGGTCTACCAGCCCACCTACGGCCCGGGCCTGCAGGTGGAACAGCTGATGGAAGAGAAACTGATCCGCATCCGCCGCAAGGACAAGCCCGAGCCCTACGTGTACATCGACTGGGGCCAGGCCTTTCGCCGCCGCCACGACGCCGCCCTGCCCGAATGCGCGCGCCCGGCGCTGAGCTTCAACCTCGGGCCGCTGGCGCTGCAGTATATCCTCGAACACGGCGGCAGCGGCTACTTCCGTACCCGTGTGGTGCAGGCGTACCTGGACAGCGGCGTATTCGAGCGCGTGCCACAAGCGCCGGAGTTCACCTACCCCACTTACCTGGTATATGCCCGCGAGCGCGACAACGAAGCGTTGCAGCAGGCGTTCAGGGTGTTGCGCGAAGTGGTTGCCGGTGAGAGCGACTGGTCACAGCGCTGGGATCCGGTGATCTGA
- a CDS encoding DUF1428 domain-containing protein, producing the protein MSYVDGFVLAVPTANRDAFKKHAEEAAVVFKECGALKVVECWGDDVPDGKITSFPMAVKLREDETVVFSWVLWPSREVRDAGMQKMMQDPRLQPDKNPMPFDGMRLIFGGFNILVDA; encoded by the coding sequence ATGTCCTATGTAGACGGTTTCGTTCTCGCAGTCCCCACCGCCAACCGCGACGCCTTCAAAAAGCACGCCGAGGAGGCCGCTGTGGTGTTCAAGGAATGTGGTGCCCTTAAGGTCGTCGAGTGCTGGGGCGATGATGTTCCGGACGGCAAGATCACCTCGTTCCCCATGGCCGTGAAGCTCAGGGAAGACGAGACGGTGGTGTTTTCCTGGGTCCTCTGGCCGTCGCGCGAGGTACGCGATGCGGGGATGCAGAAGATGATGCAGGACCCGCGTTTGCAGCCAGACAAGAACCCGATGCCGTTTGATGGTATGCGGCTGATATTTGGTGGGTTCAACATTCTGGTGGATGCCTAG
- a CDS encoding methyl-accepting chemotaxis protein, whose translation MFADLKIRTGMFWVLSLFSLTLLFSTVSAWRAAVGSDQQITELDQTAHQSDRLNNALLMAIRASANVSSGFIEQTGGHSESANKRLQLSQALLGNSAQLIDELVGNAQEPTFKTLAVELQSTFGDYAEAVAGQREATRNNDLQHYFQVNTDAGNAMGRLQALRQKLVAALNERSQQIMLESDRRLSSAQVLSVVLGLLTLLLAALCWSFIAQRVLRPLREAGLHFQRIAGGDLSVPVTVHSSNEIGQLFSELQRMQHSQRDTLGQISGCATQLAEAAGALNGITEQSSQSLRQQDQELEQAATAVTEMTTAVEEVARNAVSTSQAASASNELAEQSRRQVSDNLDGTQAMAREVQTSSEHLEQLAGQIRDIGQVLEVIRSVSEQTNLLALNAAIEAARAGEAGRGFAVVADEVRTLAYRTQQSTQEIEQMIGRVQQGTEAAVASMQASTQRAQSTLGITQASGQVLEGIYSAIGEINERNLVIASAAEEQAQVAREVDRNLLNIRELSTRSATGAQQTSEASQALAALAGQLTALVARFRV comes from the coding sequence ATGTTCGCCGACCTGAAAATCCGCACCGGTATGTTCTGGGTGCTGTCGCTGTTCAGCCTGACCTTGCTGTTCTCCACAGTCAGTGCCTGGCGCGCGGCGGTGGGTAGCGACCAGCAGATCACCGAACTGGACCAGACCGCGCACCAGTCGGACCGCCTGAACAATGCGTTGCTGATGGCCATCCGCGCCAGCGCCAACGTCTCCTCGGGCTTTATCGAACAGACCGGCGGCCACAGCGAGAGCGCCAACAAACGCCTGCAGCTCTCGCAAGCGCTGCTGGGCAACAGCGCGCAGTTGATCGACGAGCTGGTCGGCAATGCCCAGGAGCCGACCTTCAAAACCCTGGCCGTGGAACTGCAAAGCACCTTCGGCGACTACGCCGAGGCCGTCGCCGGCCAGCGCGAAGCGACCCGCAACAACGACCTGCAGCACTACTTTCAGGTCAACACCGACGCCGGCAACGCCATGGGCCGCTTGCAGGCGCTGCGGCAAAAACTGGTGGCGGCGCTGAACGAGCGCAGCCAGCAGATCATGCTCGAATCCGACCGGCGCCTGAGCAGCGCCCAGGTGCTGAGCGTGGTGCTGGGGCTGCTGACTTTGCTGCTCGCCGCGTTGTGCTGGAGCTTTATCGCCCAGCGCGTGCTGCGCCCGCTGCGTGAAGCCGGCCTGCACTTCCAGCGCATAGCCGGCGGCGACTTGAGCGTGCCGGTGACGGTGCACAGCAGCAACGAGATTGGCCAGCTGTTCAGCGAACTGCAGCGCATGCAGCACAGCCAACGCGACACCCTCGGGCAGATCAGCGGCTGCGCCACGCAACTGGCCGAGGCGGCCGGTGCGCTCAACGGCATTACCGAACAGAGCTCGCAGAGCTTGCGCCAACAAGACCAGGAGCTGGAACAGGCCGCCACCGCCGTCACCGAAATGACCACCGCCGTGGAGGAAGTGGCGCGCAATGCCGTGTCGACCTCGCAAGCAGCCAGCGCCTCCAACGAACTGGCCGAACAAAGCCGCCGCCAGGTCAGCGACAACCTCGATGGCACCCAGGCCATGGCCCGAGAAGTGCAGACCAGCAGCGAGCACCTGGAGCAACTGGCCGGGCAGATTCGCGACATCGGCCAGGTGCTGGAGGTGATTCGCTCGGTGTCGGAGCAAACCAACCTGCTGGCGCTCAATGCCGCCATCGAAGCGGCCCGTGCTGGTGAAGCCGGGCGCGGTTTTGCCGTGGTCGCCGACGAGGTCCGCACCCTCGCCTACCGCACCCAGCAATCGACCCAGGAAATCGAGCAGATGATCGGCCGGGTGCAACAGGGTACCGAAGCGGCGGTGGCATCGATGCAGGCCAGTACCCAGCGGGCGCAGTCGACCCTGGGCATTACCCAGGCCTCGGGGCAGGTGCTGGAAGGCATCTACAGCGCAATTGGCGAAATCAACGAGCGCAACCTGGTGATTGCCAGCGCGGCGGAGGAACAGGCACAAGTGGCGCGGGAGGTGGATCGCAACCTGCTGAACATCCGCGAACTGTCGACCCGTTCGGCGACGGGCGCACAGCAGACCAGCGAAGCCAGCCAAGCGTTGGCCGCGCTGGCCGGGCAGCTGACGGCGCTGGTAGCGCGCTTCAGGGTTTAG
- a CDS encoding AraC family transcriptional regulator, whose protein sequence is MISSSPVVDWLLESLELDASLFHVGRYCGGWHASTHGLARASFHLIVQGHCWLHIDGQAEAIGLHAGDAVFLLRDFNYRLSNAEECELAQQQPRQIMQALDSAATDGVGLVCGFFHFQPGLSSLIIEGLDDWIILRAGDPALSAARALFELILAECQRLPAPSSALLERLSHLLFLYVLRQRVSDDQGISGLVALARHANFASLLEQLIEHPEQPWSLESMAACTGLSRSAFFKRFSELAGQSPGQVLLALRMRHACRLLKANNTVEQVCAAVGYQSIAAFTRAFSKAVGVQPGAYRRQHEGR, encoded by the coding sequence ATGATTTCGTCCAGCCCGGTAGTCGATTGGTTATTAGAAAGCCTTGAGCTAGACGCCAGCCTGTTCCATGTCGGGCGCTATTGTGGCGGCTGGCACGCCAGCACCCACGGCCTGGCCCGGGCCAGTTTCCACCTGATCGTCCAGGGCCATTGCTGGCTGCATATCGACGGCCAGGCCGAGGCGATTGGCCTGCACGCCGGCGATGCGGTGTTCCTGCTGCGCGACTTCAACTATCGGCTGTCCAACGCCGAGGAGTGCGAGCTGGCCCAGCAGCAACCGCGCCAAATCATGCAAGCACTGGACAGTGCCGCCACGGATGGCGTGGGCCTGGTGTGCGGTTTCTTTCATTTTCAGCCGGGCCTGTCGTCGCTGATCATCGAGGGCCTGGACGACTGGATCATCCTGCGCGCCGGCGACCCGGCACTGAGTGCCGCGCGGGCCTTGTTCGAGCTGATCCTGGCCGAATGCCAACGCCTGCCCGCGCCCTCCTCGGCCCTGCTCGAACGCCTGAGCCACCTGCTGTTTTTGTACGTGCTGCGCCAACGGGTCAGTGATGACCAAGGCATCAGCGGACTGGTCGCGCTGGCCCGCCACGCCAACTTTGCCAGCCTGCTCGAACAACTGATCGAACACCCCGAACAGCCCTGGTCGCTGGAAAGCATGGCGGCCTGCACCGGGCTTTCGCGTTCGGCGTTCTTCAAGCGTTTCAGCGAGCTGGCCGGGCAATCGCCGGGGCAGGTATTGCTGGCCCTGCGCATGCGTCATGCCTGCCGCTTGCTCAAGGCCAACAACACCGTCGAGCAGGTCTGCGCGGCAGTGGGCTATCAATCGATTGCCGCCTTCACCCGCGCCTTCAGCAAGGCCGTCGGGGTGCAGCCGGGGGCGTATCGGCGCCAGCATGAGGGGCGCTGA
- a CDS encoding carboxymuconolactone decarboxylase family protein, producing the protein MSRVTVHTLQSAPEAARPYLENAQKASGFIPNLLGVLANAPAALETYVTVSALNGKAELSLAEREVVQLIAATNHGCDFCVAGHTAVALNKAKLPQEVVDALRAKGELPQEKLEALAAFTREVIATRGNVSEAGYGAFREAGYSEGNALEVILGVSLATLCNFANVFAQTPLNDELSKYRWQPSA; encoded by the coding sequence ATGTCGCGCGTCACTGTCCATACACTGCAAAGCGCCCCAGAGGCTGCCCGTCCTTACCTGGAAAACGCCCAGAAAGCCTCCGGGTTCATTCCCAACCTGCTCGGCGTGCTGGCCAACGCCCCGGCGGCGCTGGAAACCTATGTCACCGTCTCGGCCCTCAACGGCAAGGCCGAACTGAGCCTGGCCGAGCGTGAAGTGGTGCAGTTGATCGCCGCCACCAACCACGGCTGCGACTTCTGCGTGGCCGGCCACACCGCCGTGGCGCTGAACAAGGCCAAGCTGCCGCAAGAGGTGGTCGATGCCCTGCGCGCCAAGGGCGAGTTACCGCAAGAGAAGCTCGAAGCCCTGGCGGCGTTCACCCGCGAAGTGATCGCCACCCGCGGCAATGTCAGCGAGGCCGGCTACGGTGCCTTCCGTGAAGCCGGCTACAGCGAAGGCAACGCGCTTGAGGTGATCCTCGGCGTAAGTCTGGCAACCCTGTGCAACTTTGCTAATGTGTTCGCCCAAACGCCGCTCAATGACGAGCTGAGCAAGTACCGCTGGCAGCCTTCGGCCTGA